AATTGTCATGGTGAATACACCTCGAGTTTTCGGATTGATGCCTCTGCTTTTGCATTCTGCAGATTCTCCCAAGCAGTGATCCTTGCTTCCTCTTTCTCGAGCCTGCAAAGACATTTAAAGAGGAAAATCAGTTATTTATATATAGATATACTatacatatgcacatatataGATTCAAAAATAATTCAACCGCTTTCCATTTTAGCCGATACAAAAAAGGAACAATATTGCCACATGAAACAATTCACTTTTACTTTACAAGATAGCTGCCAATGTAAACTGTTCCATGAACTTCACTCAAGGCTCAAAGTATTAATACTTAAAATGTACCGCGACAAACATTCTAGAAATTGCGTTAAACTTAGAGACATACTTTGACAATTCCATTGCTCCTTCTGTAGTAGGACTCCAAGTCAAAGCGAGGTCCTTGACTTCGGTTGACCCGTTCTTTTCCATTTTCTTTGTATGTCTTTTCGGCTGCTTTGTCATGGTGACTCTTTTGTCCACCTGGACATCCCTGACTTCCACTCCAGCAGAAACGTGGCTGTTACGCTCTACCGGCGGTGGAGGTGAGGTGGACAGCAGCAGCCTTCCTTTTGGAGAGGACTCTGGGCTGCCCACTGGGCTCATTTGGGTAGCCATATCTCGCCTTGATACAACACGACTAACATTGCGCCCATCACTCTTTTCATCTGCACATTAGTTTACAAGACACAAAACATCAACAGTCTATCAATGCATACACATTCAACCAACATACACATATCAAATACCACAAATCTAACAAGGAGTGTGATATTAGATTATACCTTGAGAATCAGGATATGAAGAGTCGATAAACACAACCGATGAATCCCCATTCTCATCAATTCCACCATGATGAAACGAATACCCATTCGGCACCAAAACACCCGTCGTAAGCGGCGAACCAGCGAAAATCCCATTCATTCTCCCACCTTCAATCAAGGGAAAACCGGGCGAATAGCCAGAAAAGTATGCATCCCCCCCAGGAGTCACACCCAACGGTCCACTCTTCGACTTGGGCCGCCTCTGGGGCGGCTGCGGCAAAGCCTTACAAATTCCCGAACCCGAAACCGGACTCGTAATCCACCTCTCAGCATCCTCCCACTTAGAAGGCATTGTCCTCCCATTATTATATGGCATCAATACATTTACACTAGTACGCCTCTGCTTACTATAAATAGACTGGTCTGGCAAAGGTACCCTCTCTGAACACCAACCCTTGTTGTTATCACCGTAATCCTCCGGTGTACCCGGGCTCGAGTATGCACCCGAATTACGAAACGACGCCGAATCCTTATTCATTGGATACTCACTTACTCACACTTGGCATCAATCAATACCTCCTAAAACATTTGCAATGGATTAACATAAGTTTCTACAAGCAATATGAACACTATATTATAAACTATAAGTTAGAacaacttattattattattctatcAGATTGATAAACACCCATAAAAGTAGGCATACATCAAGGGAGAAAAGAAAACTACAACACATGTCAATTTGTGTAATTAAATCCTTGTGGTCACCAGTGGACCTATGGAACACTCGTGAAGATACAGGTATATAGATACATACATACTTCCAAATTCTAAGTACAAAACCAGACAAACAAACGATaatacaataaacacacacagaTAATACAGATATAGTTGAGCTTAGTCACTTAGACACTTACAGCTTCTTAATATTATTATCCAATCATGCAAATGAAGGTGTAAATTGGGTTGAATAGTGATAAGAATGGAGTGGGTGTAAAAGAAGATGTACGAGTGGGATACCACTGTTGGTGAATAGAAATTGCAGGGAAGGTGTTTGACGAAATGCGAGAGTGAATCTTAATAAATTGGAATCGTCAGGGATGGATTCAGACCTGCTATACAGTTTTGTAGGTGTGATATTTGGAGCCAAAAATTGATGACATCATCCATGTGCTTCTGGCCCCCACTGGTTTCGGAACTTTTAACCTTTTCTACGTTCATGTTTTAGGATGTACAAAATTAAAACGTTTAGATTGAACGTTTTATATTATAGCCGCATGGAATGCTATAATTTTGGGATTTGTTGTTGGTCAGAGTATCTTCATAATAGATATTAGACTGTGGGAAGTGAAGGGGTTTGAGTTGGGAGCATTGTGAGGGTGTGATCCACAAGCTTATGGTGAAAAATGAGGGGCGTGGTGTGACGTGGCTTATCTTGGCGTGACCAGTCATgtgaatttttttaattaaagtggCCAGCCAAATCGccctgccccccccccccccccccgccagTCTGAATACCCACGGTAAAGGGTCAACGCCATGCCCCGCCCCAACCAACGCCAATCCGAAGTGGAGCAGTTGGCGTTGAAGGGCATCCCCCGCCCCACTAACTGCAGTCTTAGACTATGGAGTGTGAGGGGCTTCAGTTGggggcattgctcgacacgtTGCAGATGTGAACTCCATCAGTCTACACCTAAAAAAGTGGGGTGTGAAAGCGGTGTGGTCAGGCCGGCGTTGTGAAAGAGGCTAGCCAAACGGTCATCAACAACCAGCCAACCATTGTCAGACATGTCACCCCAGGTCAGCGCCCCACGCCAAACAGTATTGCCACGTCAAACGGGCAACGCCCGTCAAAACGCCAACCCAGGATGGAGCACCCGACGTTAAAGGGCCATCAACGTCCAAAAGTGACGCCCACACCCAACGGTCTTAAAACAAATTAGTAATTTCATCGTGAGTATAATCTTCGTTTTTTTTCTTCTCACTACATCTGACTAGAAATACGTATAGATAGTTATATTGTGTTTCCGAACCGCAAACCTTTTCTACACTCATATATTAGCATGTACGAATCAAAATGTTTCAGGTAACTTTTGGGATTTGTTTGTGGGTTGGAGTAATTTTTATAGCATTTTTATTTACTTATCgataaaataaatttaacataCTAAATTTATTATCTGAAATAAACTACACTCGTCTTTCAGAATAAGTGAGTTTATGGAACCGTCTAACCATTCATATTTTTATCTTAGTGTATTTGATTAACTATACATACAATGTTTCTTAAGGttctttatttaaaatttgtttttttacttgCGGTTCTTTACTTGAAATTTGTTAGGTATTGAACGtgtataaataattaaatataatacTTAGAGCTATATATAACAAACATTTTATTCGCAATTAAATTAAAGAAACACTAAGTTAAACGGGTGTTAAGATTAGAGTTAGTCTTCCGATCGCTGTAAGTTCTGAGAATGGCTAGATCTACAAAACTAAAACCACTATTAGGCTCGTTACGAGAAGGGgaagattgtcacaccccaaccgatggcggaatcatcggggcgcggcactgagcgaaacagattgtccagaagtttccacaacaactattaatacaaattcagtttaaaatgatacgtctcataccgtatcccgaataaataacaagttattacagataacatccaaacaattaaATCCTGTTCCGACGACTCAGATTCAAATTAAACATAAATGTTGTTCAAATGCCCCTAAAGACCCAGACTGACAAGATCTgcagacaactatgccctagttgcttgttcctgacagacaactatttgttgggggcctctaaggctttattctagcttcacttccctagcaagcaaataccttaaacacctgtcacatacgttaaaataaagtcaatacatgaaatgtaaaggtaagcatacaagtttaataatagcatatagagttcgaatagtttacgcataaccagcacgtacacagagggaaatgatgcatgttaattatcgacatggacctatcgataccaacgactgcgggttgactgtccgagacagttcgcaatacatgattaacaccgtaatccatgcaagtaattgtccttaacaacccccgtgtgaacggatgctgagtccaaactatagtactacgttgctaaggcaggtagacagcaatccacgtgtaaacataacaacaagcatacatttagtcacgtaatacatgcagtcGGTTAAcattcaaatagtttgaatagtgtgttcgattgcgattttgataagtaacgtatgtaacacccaaaagtgctaaagcaaaaagggttcgagtatactcacagtgattggttatggattgaagggagcgctgagagtagggctagcctgaatagttcgatagcacaacaatgagtaacgcggaaatgcaaacaagtgtaaatggagcgaatagcctggtcgatcgaacagcaggttcgatcgaacgggctgttcgttcggcttgaaagtccgtttgaataatcctgtccgatcggccggtaggctcgatcggctggaccattcgagtggattgtttcttcctctgatgtgtttgtgtgtgatggtttgaacttttgaagttttcgttgtagtatttgagaacactgaagtgttcttacctttcaggttgaTCTAttgaacggtccgttcgatcggccggcttaaccgatcggttaggaacttcagaagtggttctcagcagaatgtcactcgatcgaacagtctgttcgatcggctggcattccatactacgaacgagttgcaaaatcgattaagtgttgaagcatagtatctcatgatccgaagagtaatgtttaccaatcgagtagcgtattcgatcgaacatcacttcgtcaatagcatacttcataaaatttgaaaagtgtggaaccaagtgctagccgatcggctggcccggccgatcggctggtatgttcgatcggctgggctgttcgttcgaacagcctagccgttcggccagcaattctgacctggtcggcctttcgtctaacacttggctgttttggttgttttgatatgattttaaggtattttgacaGCGAGTCAAActgtagaacgtgggttcttacttgtttccctggttcggacaggaatcacccaggTCCGGtcagtgaactgttcggaacggtagtttgatatttaacccgaaatcggtgaacctcgtagatagtatccgaatcttgaaccttttaaccgttagaatgattagtgagttggttcGAGCTCCTTTCTATCggtttttaaggttttgagtgtaaaatgttgaagaaaagttggaaatccttccatgaaaatgttaagattcttacaaatcctagtttgtttatgtggaaatcggtcagatctaagctattcatggttgaatgaggccaaagtatgatgttcttcaagaacaccatgatgacatcacccaagaacacttagatcttggtgatttcacggttagaaatcaagttttgaaatatagaaaggtgtagaatcgtgtaatgaccaaaaacgtacaagaattagagtgaaaacttaccggagttgagagaaatctaagaaaaggtgaagaacaaggctggttcgatcagagctttccaaaaatagaaagggtgacaatgacagggctatttataggcctcccaaagaggaaagtgtcaaccgatctGCCAGGATATCTgatcgaatggcctgctcgatcggccaggaaagtgctagccgatcggctggcctgttcgatcaggatgcttcctgttcaaTCAGCAACCCTTTTTGAAtgtttcgcgacggttttcgatatttcgatttcgatagatgatgatacgaatacgatagagttcctagtcaaattactttcagtcccaactactatatctaacatacaatcacctataagtcacgtttcgatgtcggtttcgattgagtttgattgcttttcgagttttgattcgagtttcgattgattcggttgaataccacacaaaacataaagtaaacatgcacaagtaacatataAGGCACACAGACACGTAAGTATTACCATACCGGTTTCGgatagttcgagtctcgagttcgattgattgatttgattaacttgattattgattgattaactttatcgcattgttacttcctattattcacagtggtaaatcggtcgcattgattaaacattcgatcatttcattgaGACAACACTTACTCTACATAGtacaaataaaacacaaaatcgactaattacagtcaaagaagtcaaagttgacttggactttgactttgactttgactttgatattcgaaaacacggggtgttacagcctccccttgtttagggaatttcgtcccgaaattaggctcgaagctgcacatcagCGTGAgtcattttaccaatttgatgcttcagatctatttaaacatctgcgggtacttggccttcatgtcgctttcgagttcccaagtgaactccgcgcctagcttgccttcccatcggactttcacgatagggatgcgtgagcgcctgagttgcttggtttggcgatccatgatttcgacaggcttttccacgaagtgtaaggtttcgttgacctgaagatcatcgagtggtacgattagatcgtGATCAGcgaggcattttcggaggttagacacatggaaagtcgggtggacgttactgagttcctccggtagttcgagtctgtaggcgacttttccgatcctttccagaatcttaaaaggtccaacatatcgaggcgctagtttccctttcttgccgaatctgactacaccctaccaaggggatacctttaggagtacgtagtcgccaacgtcaaattcaaggggcttgcgtcttctatcggcgtaacttttctgtctacttcgagcttttaccaagttgtctcgaatttggtggattttgtcagtcgtttcttgtagaatctcgggaccggttagttgcgaatgaccgatctcgtgccacacaataggcgatcgacatctcctaccatataaggcctcgaatggtgctatttgaatgctggcatgatagttgttattgtacgagaattcgactagtggcaggtgtttgttccaactaccaccaaaatctatgacacacgcccgaagcatgtcttcaagagtacggatcgttctttcagtctgtccgtcggtttgtggatggaatgcagtacttagattaagcgacgtaccaagagccgcttgaaaagtttcccacaatcgagaagtaaaccgagcatcacggtcagagatgatgtcgcgaggcgtaccatgattacaaatgatctcgtcggtgtagatctgggctagtcgttccaccttgtagtcttctcgtattggcaaaaagtgggctgatttggttagacgatcaactataatccaaatactgtcgtgacctgatggcgtgggcgggaatttcgttatgaaatccatagctatactctcccacttccatatgggtatcggcggttgttcgagtaagccagaaggtctttgatgttcagtcttgactcttgcgcaagttaagcaacttccaacgtaaagagcgatatcacgtttcatacccggccaccagtacttgtaacaaAGAtactggtacattttatcggcactgggatgaatagaatatcggatttgtgggcttcattcatgataatctttcgtaaatcggtccgcttagggatccaaattcggtccagataatagaatatcccatctgatttgcttactaactgagctccatcgtggtagatcctctctctcttcaatgtacgctcgttaaagcaagcatgttgagttTCGCGAATAAGGGCttcgaggttatgctgggcttgaacgtttcggatactgagcacgtaactctttctgctgagcgcgtcggcaacaacattcgctttgcctgggtgataacgaatctcacagtcgtaatcgttgaggagttctacccatcggcgttgacgcatattaagttccctttgattgaagatatgttgtaaactcctgtgatcagtgtagattatacacttagtgccatacaggtagtgtcgccaaatctttaatgcaaagacaaccgcgcctagctcgaggtcatgggttgtatagttcttctcgtggatcttgagatGTCGAGATGCGTAacctataaccttgtctcgctgcatgaggacacaaccaagaccaaggttggaagcatcacagtagacaatgaaatcgttgcttccttcgggcagcgtaagaatcggagcgtagcacagcatgtgcttgagggtttgaaaggcagactcttgtgcggttccccacacaaaaggcttgtctttatgggtaagagcggtaagcggcacagcgattttggagaatccttcaataaatcgtcgataatagcccgctagtccgagaaaagaacggacttcagacgggttcttaggcgtaatccaacttttgacggcttcaatcttcgtggatcgacgtgtattccctgactattcacgatgtgacccagaaactgaacttcctctaaccagaattcacacttggagaacttggcgtagagttggttcccctgaagtaactcgagaaccaaacgtagatgttgcgcgtgttcggctttcgatttggaatagatcaagacatcgtcaatgaacacgatgacgaaacggtctaagaaaggcttacacacgcgattcatcagatccataaagaccgcgggtgcgttagttaaaccaaaaggcataacaacgaattcatattGGCCATACCAGGTTtggaaagcggttttggggatgtcttcctcttgaatccgcaattgatgatagcctcaACATAGATCGATCTTcaagaaacacttggcaccttgcagctgatcaaataagtcgtcgattcgaggtaatgggtatcgattcttaatgttttgcttattcaattccctataatcgatgcacatctggaacgacccgtccttctttttgacaaaaaggactggcgcgccccagggagaggtgcttgggcgaataaagcctttttcgagcaattcctggagttggttttagagttcccgcatttcggatggagcgagtcgataaggagctttggcaacggggttagctccaggaatgaggtcaatacgaaagtcgatatcacgacttggcggtagtcctgggagatcgtc
Above is a window of Helianthus annuus cultivar XRQ/B chromosome 14, HanXRQr2.0-SUNRISE, whole genome shotgun sequence DNA encoding:
- the LOC110909117 gene encoding uncharacterized protein LOC110909117, producing the protein MNKDSASFRNSGAYSSPGTPEDYGDNNKGWCSERVPLPDQSIYSKQRRTSVNVLMPYNNGRTMPSKWEDAERWITSPVSGSGICKALPQPPQRRPKSKSGPLGVTPGGDAYFSGYSPGFPLIEGGRMNGIFAGSPLTTGVLVPNGYSFHHGGIDENGDSSVVFIDSSYPDSQDEKSDGRNVSRVVSRRDMATQMSPVGSPESSPKGRLLLSTSPPPPVERNSHVSAGVEVRDVQVDKRVTMTKQPKRHTKKMEKNGSTEVKDLALTWSPTTEGAMELSKLEKEEARITAWENLQNAKAEASIRKLEMKLEKKKSESMDKIMNKLKIAQMKAQEMRKSLSANQAPRTHHKVMFLRRYPKISLTRCFVPSTLKSDKSEVENSREE